From Bordetella flabilis, the proteins below share one genomic window:
- the holB gene encoding DNA polymerase III subunit delta' yields MSVAQFLPWQTETARAWLGQRDRFAHAWLVHGMAGIGKLQFATAAAASLLCETPEQGLACGQCAACTWVSSGNHPDLRRIRPEAVALEEGAEAAAEGEDTEASTATGGAAKRAPSKEIRVDQIRGLESWFNTATHRGGWRVALLYPAQALNVISANALLKVLEEPPPHTVFLLVADAPDRLLPTLLSRCRRLPLAAPAAGQSLAWLQAQEGVADAASWLAAAGGAPLGALRLAQSGDSACPPWLDQLVAPLAKGQSPDVGTLADQLEKMPAVQWIDALQRLYVDLMLAGAGAQPRYFPALATAVARTAARANAARMAEAARWLTRQRAVAGHPLNPKLFAHAALQRVVLSCQA; encoded by the coding sequence ATGAGCGTGGCGCAATTCCTGCCGTGGCAGACGGAGACCGCGCGCGCCTGGTTGGGCCAGCGGGACCGCTTCGCCCATGCGTGGCTGGTCCACGGCATGGCGGGCATCGGCAAGCTGCAGTTCGCGACCGCGGCGGCGGCCAGCCTGCTGTGCGAAACCCCGGAACAAGGGTTGGCGTGCGGCCAGTGCGCGGCCTGCACATGGGTATCCAGCGGCAATCACCCGGATTTGCGGCGCATACGTCCGGAAGCCGTGGCCCTGGAAGAGGGGGCCGAGGCGGCCGCAGAAGGCGAAGATACCGAAGCCTCCACCGCCACGGGCGGCGCAGCCAAGCGGGCCCCGTCCAAGGAAATCCGTGTCGATCAGATCCGCGGCCTGGAGTCGTGGTTCAACACCGCCACGCATCGCGGCGGATGGCGCGTCGCGCTGCTATACCCCGCGCAGGCGCTCAATGTCATATCGGCCAACGCCTTGCTCAAGGTGCTGGAGGAACCGCCACCGCATACGGTTTTCCTGCTCGTGGCCGATGCGCCGGACCGGCTGCTGCCCACGTTGTTATCGCGTTGCCGTCGTCTGCCGCTCGCGGCGCCGGCTGCCGGGCAGTCCCTGGCGTGGCTGCAGGCGCAGGAAGGGGTGGCCGACGCCGCGTCGTGGCTGGCGGCCGCCGGCGGCGCGCCCCTGGGCGCGTTGCGGCTGGCGCAATCGGGCGATAGCGCCTGCCCGCCCTGGCTGGACCAGCTCGTGGCGCCCCTGGCCAAGGGCCAGTCGCCGGACGTCGGCACCCTGGCCGACCAATTGGAAAAAATGCCCGCGGTGCAGTGGATCGATGCCTTGCAGCGCTTGTACGTCGACCTGATGCTGGCCGGCGCCGGCGCGCAGCCGCGCTACTTTCCCGCGCTGGCAACGGCCGTGGCCCGGACGGCGGCGCGCGCGAACGCCGCGCGCATGGCCGAAGCGGCGCGCTGGCTGACCCGCCAGCGCGCGGTGGCCGGACATCCCCTGAATCCCAAGCTGTTCGCGCATGCCGCGCTGCAGCGCGTGGTGCTATCCTGCCAGGCTTGA